Proteins from a genomic interval of Pogoniulus pusillus isolate bPogPus1 chromosome 30, bPogPus1.pri, whole genome shotgun sequence:
- the SCARB1 gene encoding scavenger receptor class B member 1 isoform X3, protein MLLCPAMAAARRRLALGLGLAGAVCALLGVCLLLVVPLIVRDQVVKNVRIDPNSISFSMWRDIPVPFYMSVYFFEVLNPKQVLQGAKPMLNQRGPYVYRELRYKSNITFHDNDTVSFLEYRNLFFQPDLSNGTEDEYIVVPNILMLGAAVMMEKLPGIVKVLVSGALAGLKQEAFMNRTVGEIMWGYEDPLIDTLNAFVPGLIPFKGKFGLFVELNNSNSGLFTVNTGMKDISRVHMVDTWNGLKKVNYWRSNECNMINGTSGEMWPPFMSPTSLEFYSPDACRSLTLVYEQSGNFKGVPTYRFVAPKTLFANGTDYPPNEGFCPCLQSGIQNVSTCRLNAPMFLSHPHFYNADPSLVNAVEGLHPNEEQHALFLDMHPMTGIPMNCSIKLQLNLYIKEVSGIRQTGSSRVGCPGPCPDVS, encoded by the exons AtgctgctgtgtcctgccaTGGCCGCGGCCCGGCGCAGGCTGGCActagggctggggctggccggAGCGGTCTGCGCCCTCCTGGgggtctgcctgctgctggtggtgccccTCATCGTGCGGGATCAGGTGGTGAAG AATGTCAGGATTGACCCCAACAGCATCTCCTTCAGCATGTGGAGAGACATTCCTGTTCCTTTCTACATGTCAGTATACTTCTTTGAAGTGTTGAACCCCAAACAGGTCCTCCAGGGAGCGAAGCCAATGCTGAACCAACGTGGACCCTACGTTTACAG AGAGCTCAGGTACAAAAGTAACATCACATTCCATGACAATGACACAGTTTCCTTCCTGGAGTACCGGAATCTCTTCTTCCAGCCAGACTTGTCCAATGGCACTGAAGATGAGTACATCGTTGTGCCAAACATTTTGATGTTG GGAGCAGCTGTGATGATGGAAAAGCTGCCAGGAATAGTGAAAGTTTTAGTGAGTGGAGCCCTGGCTGGCCTGAAACAGGAGGCGTTCATGAACCGGACGGTGGGGGAGATCATGTGGGGCTATGAAGACCCTCTCATAGATACATTAAATGCGTTTGTTCCTGGCTTGATCCCTTTCAAGGGCAAATTTGGCTTGTTTGTAGAG CTTAACAACTCAAATTCAGGACTGTTCACAGTGAACACAGGCATGAAGGACATCAGTAGAGTTCACATGGTGGATACATGGAATGGGCTAAAGAAG GTCAACTACTGGCGGAGCAATGAGTGCAACATGATCAATGGGACCTCAGGGGAGATGTGGCCACCGTTCATGTCCCCAACATCACTGGAGTTCTACAGCCCTGATGCCTGCAG ATCCCTGACACTGGTGTATGAGCAGTCTGGAAATTTCAAGGGTGTGCCCACCTACCGCTTTGTGGCACCAAAAACTCTCTTTGCCAATGGCACAGATTACCCACCCAATGAAGGTTTCTGCCCCTGCTTGCAGTCTGGCATCCAGAACGTCAGTACCTGTAGGCTAA ATGCACCAATGTTCCTTTCCCACCCTCACTTCTACAACGCCGACCCATCCCTGGTGAACGCTGTTGAAGGCCTCCACCCCAACGAGGAGCAGCATGCACTCTTCCTCGACATGCACCCG ATGACAGGCATCCCCATGAATTGCTCCATCAAGCTGCAGCTGAACCTCTACATAAAGGAGGTGTCTGGTATACG TCAAACAGGGTCTTCTAGAGTTGGTTGCCCAGGACCATGTCCAGATGTCTCTtag
- the SCARB1 gene encoding scavenger receptor class B member 1 isoform X4: MLLCPAMAAARRRLALGLGLAGAVCALLGVCLLLVVPLIVRDQVVKNVRIDPNSISFSMWRDIPVPFYMSVYFFEVLNPKQVLQGAKPMLNQRGPYVYRELRYKSNITFHDNDTVSFLEYRNLFFQPDLSNGTEDEYIVVPNILMLGAAVMMEKLPGIVKVLVSGALAGLKQEAFMNRTVGEIMWGYEDPLIDTLNAFVPGLIPFKGKFGLFVELNNSNSGLFTVNTGMKDISRVHMVDTWNGLKKVNYWRSNECNMINGTSGEMWPPFMSPTSLEFYSPDACRSLTLVYEQSGNFKGVPTYRFVAPKTLFANGTDYPPNEGFCPCLQSGIQNVSTCRLNAPMFLSHPHFYNADPSLVNAVEGLHPNEEQHALFLDMHPMTGIPMNCSIKLQLNLYIKEVSGIRQTGKIKPVVLPLLWFAESGSIEGSVLQQFYTNLVLLPSLLEYLQYIILGLSVPLIISAAVLMAMSREKCSLFWSSNKKNSNSNKANQATSAKNLPPVKGMVLREASL, from the exons AtgctgctgtgtcctgccaTGGCCGCGGCCCGGCGCAGGCTGGCActagggctggggctggccggAGCGGTCTGCGCCCTCCTGGgggtctgcctgctgctggtggtgccccTCATCGTGCGGGATCAGGTGGTGAAG AATGTCAGGATTGACCCCAACAGCATCTCCTTCAGCATGTGGAGAGACATTCCTGTTCCTTTCTACATGTCAGTATACTTCTTTGAAGTGTTGAACCCCAAACAGGTCCTCCAGGGAGCGAAGCCAATGCTGAACCAACGTGGACCCTACGTTTACAG AGAGCTCAGGTACAAAAGTAACATCACATTCCATGACAATGACACAGTTTCCTTCCTGGAGTACCGGAATCTCTTCTTCCAGCCAGACTTGTCCAATGGCACTGAAGATGAGTACATCGTTGTGCCAAACATTTTGATGTTG GGAGCAGCTGTGATGATGGAAAAGCTGCCAGGAATAGTGAAAGTTTTAGTGAGTGGAGCCCTGGCTGGCCTGAAACAGGAGGCGTTCATGAACCGGACGGTGGGGGAGATCATGTGGGGCTATGAAGACCCTCTCATAGATACATTAAATGCGTTTGTTCCTGGCTTGATCCCTTTCAAGGGCAAATTTGGCTTGTTTGTAGAG CTTAACAACTCAAATTCAGGACTGTTCACAGTGAACACAGGCATGAAGGACATCAGTAGAGTTCACATGGTGGATACATGGAATGGGCTAAAGAAG GTCAACTACTGGCGGAGCAATGAGTGCAACATGATCAATGGGACCTCAGGGGAGATGTGGCCACCGTTCATGTCCCCAACATCACTGGAGTTCTACAGCCCTGATGCCTGCAG ATCCCTGACACTGGTGTATGAGCAGTCTGGAAATTTCAAGGGTGTGCCCACCTACCGCTTTGTGGCACCAAAAACTCTCTTTGCCAATGGCACAGATTACCCACCCAATGAAGGTTTCTGCCCCTGCTTGCAGTCTGGCATCCAGAACGTCAGTACCTGTAGGCTAA ATGCACCAATGTTCCTTTCCCACCCTCACTTCTACAACGCCGACCCATCCCTGGTGAACGCTGTTGAAGGCCTCCACCCCAACGAGGAGCAGCATGCACTCTTCCTCGACATGCACCCG ATGACAGGCATCCCCATGAATTGCTCCATCAAGCTGCAGCTGAACCTCTACATAAAGGAGGTGTCTGGTATACG TCAAACAGGGAAGATTAAACCAGTGGTCCTGCCACTGCTGTGGTTTGCAGAG AGTGGATCCATTGAAGGCTCAGTCCTTCAGCAGTTTTACACCAACCTGGTGCTGCTCCCGTCCTTGTTGGAATACCTGCAGTATATCATCCTTGGGCTGAGTGTCCCACTCATTATCTCAGCAGCTGTACTCATGGCAATGAGTCGG GAAAAATGCTCTTTATTTTGGAGTAGCAATAAAAAGAACTCAAACAGTAATAAGGCCAACCAGGCCACCTCTGCCAAAAACCTGCCTCCGGTTAAGGGGATGGTGTTGCGGGAAGCCAGCCTCTAG
- the SCARB1 gene encoding scavenger receptor class B member 1 isoform X2, with protein sequence MLLCPAMAAARRRLALGLGLAGAVCALLGVCLLLVVPLIVRDQVVKNVRIDPNSISFSMWRDIPVPFYMSVYFFEVLNPKQVLQGAKPMLNQRGPYVYRELRYKSNITFHDNDTVSFLEYRNLFFQPDLSNGTEDEYIVVPNILMLGAAVMMEKLPGIVKVLVSGALAGLKQEAFMNRTVGEIMWGYEDPLIDTLNAFVPGLIPFKGKFGLFVELNNSNSGLFTVNTGMKDISRVHMVDTWNGLKKVNYWRSNECNMINGTSGEMWPPFMSPTSLEFYSPDACRSLTLVYEQSGNFKGVPTYRFVAPKTLFANGTDYPPNEGFCPCLQSGIQNVSTCRLNAPMFLSHPHFYNADPSLVNAVEGLHPNEEQHALFLDMHPMTGIPMNCSIKLQLNLYIKEVSGIRQTGKIKPVVLPLLWFAESGSIEGSVLQQFYTNLVLLPSLLEYLQYIILGLSVPLIISAAVLMAMSRDNKVTESLKLEGSCEGHLVYPACSNRVF encoded by the exons AtgctgctgtgtcctgccaTGGCCGCGGCCCGGCGCAGGCTGGCActagggctggggctggccggAGCGGTCTGCGCCCTCCTGGgggtctgcctgctgctggtggtgccccTCATCGTGCGGGATCAGGTGGTGAAG AATGTCAGGATTGACCCCAACAGCATCTCCTTCAGCATGTGGAGAGACATTCCTGTTCCTTTCTACATGTCAGTATACTTCTTTGAAGTGTTGAACCCCAAACAGGTCCTCCAGGGAGCGAAGCCAATGCTGAACCAACGTGGACCCTACGTTTACAG AGAGCTCAGGTACAAAAGTAACATCACATTCCATGACAATGACACAGTTTCCTTCCTGGAGTACCGGAATCTCTTCTTCCAGCCAGACTTGTCCAATGGCACTGAAGATGAGTACATCGTTGTGCCAAACATTTTGATGTTG GGAGCAGCTGTGATGATGGAAAAGCTGCCAGGAATAGTGAAAGTTTTAGTGAGTGGAGCCCTGGCTGGCCTGAAACAGGAGGCGTTCATGAACCGGACGGTGGGGGAGATCATGTGGGGCTATGAAGACCCTCTCATAGATACATTAAATGCGTTTGTTCCTGGCTTGATCCCTTTCAAGGGCAAATTTGGCTTGTTTGTAGAG CTTAACAACTCAAATTCAGGACTGTTCACAGTGAACACAGGCATGAAGGACATCAGTAGAGTTCACATGGTGGATACATGGAATGGGCTAAAGAAG GTCAACTACTGGCGGAGCAATGAGTGCAACATGATCAATGGGACCTCAGGGGAGATGTGGCCACCGTTCATGTCCCCAACATCACTGGAGTTCTACAGCCCTGATGCCTGCAG ATCCCTGACACTGGTGTATGAGCAGTCTGGAAATTTCAAGGGTGTGCCCACCTACCGCTTTGTGGCACCAAAAACTCTCTTTGCCAATGGCACAGATTACCCACCCAATGAAGGTTTCTGCCCCTGCTTGCAGTCTGGCATCCAGAACGTCAGTACCTGTAGGCTAA ATGCACCAATGTTCCTTTCCCACCCTCACTTCTACAACGCCGACCCATCCCTGGTGAACGCTGTTGAAGGCCTCCACCCCAACGAGGAGCAGCATGCACTCTTCCTCGACATGCACCCG ATGACAGGCATCCCCATGAATTGCTCCATCAAGCTGCAGCTGAACCTCTACATAAAGGAGGTGTCTGGTATACG TCAAACAGGGAAGATTAAACCAGTGGTCCTGCCACTGCTGTGGTTTGCAGAG AGTGGATCCATTGAAGGCTCAGTCCTTCAGCAGTTTTACACCAACCTGGTGCTGCTCCCGTCCTTGTTGGAATACCTGCAGTATATCATCCTTGGGCTGAGTGTCCCACTCATTATCTCAGCAGCTGTACTCATGGCAATGAGTCGG GATAACAAAGTCACTGAATCATTGAAATTGGAAGGGAGCtgtgaaggtcatctagtctaccCAGCCTGTTCAAACAGGGTCTTCTAG
- the SCARB1 gene encoding scavenger receptor class B member 1 isoform X1 produces MLLCPAMAAARRRLALGLGLAGAVCALLGVCLLLVVPLIVRDQVVKNVRIDPNSISFSMWRDIPVPFYMSVYFFEVLNPKQVLQGAKPMLNQRGPYVYRELRYKSNITFHDNDTVSFLEYRNLFFQPDLSNGTEDEYIVVPNILMLGAAVMMEKLPGIVKVLVSGALAGLKQEAFMNRTVGEIMWGYEDPLIDTLNAFVPGLIPFKGKFGLFVELNNSNSGLFTVNTGMKDISRVHMVDTWNGLKKVNYWRSNECNMINGTSGEMWPPFMSPTSLEFYSPDACRSLTLVYEQSGNFKGVPTYRFVAPKTLFANGTDYPPNEGFCPCLQSGIQNVSTCRLNAPMFLSHPHFYNADPSLVNAVEGLHPNEEQHALFLDMHPMTGIPMNCSIKLQLNLYIKEVSGIRQTGKIKPVVLPLLWFAESGSIEGSVLQQFYTNLVLLPSLLEYLQYIILGLSVPLIISAAVLMAMSRETTPQKSPSHPPRQSRPCPASETTPLLHDAAALSQEDAEA; encoded by the exons AtgctgctgtgtcctgccaTGGCCGCGGCCCGGCGCAGGCTGGCActagggctggggctggccggAGCGGTCTGCGCCCTCCTGGgggtctgcctgctgctggtggtgccccTCATCGTGCGGGATCAGGTGGTGAAG AATGTCAGGATTGACCCCAACAGCATCTCCTTCAGCATGTGGAGAGACATTCCTGTTCCTTTCTACATGTCAGTATACTTCTTTGAAGTGTTGAACCCCAAACAGGTCCTCCAGGGAGCGAAGCCAATGCTGAACCAACGTGGACCCTACGTTTACAG AGAGCTCAGGTACAAAAGTAACATCACATTCCATGACAATGACACAGTTTCCTTCCTGGAGTACCGGAATCTCTTCTTCCAGCCAGACTTGTCCAATGGCACTGAAGATGAGTACATCGTTGTGCCAAACATTTTGATGTTG GGAGCAGCTGTGATGATGGAAAAGCTGCCAGGAATAGTGAAAGTTTTAGTGAGTGGAGCCCTGGCTGGCCTGAAACAGGAGGCGTTCATGAACCGGACGGTGGGGGAGATCATGTGGGGCTATGAAGACCCTCTCATAGATACATTAAATGCGTTTGTTCCTGGCTTGATCCCTTTCAAGGGCAAATTTGGCTTGTTTGTAGAG CTTAACAACTCAAATTCAGGACTGTTCACAGTGAACACAGGCATGAAGGACATCAGTAGAGTTCACATGGTGGATACATGGAATGGGCTAAAGAAG GTCAACTACTGGCGGAGCAATGAGTGCAACATGATCAATGGGACCTCAGGGGAGATGTGGCCACCGTTCATGTCCCCAACATCACTGGAGTTCTACAGCCCTGATGCCTGCAG ATCCCTGACACTGGTGTATGAGCAGTCTGGAAATTTCAAGGGTGTGCCCACCTACCGCTTTGTGGCACCAAAAACTCTCTTTGCCAATGGCACAGATTACCCACCCAATGAAGGTTTCTGCCCCTGCTTGCAGTCTGGCATCCAGAACGTCAGTACCTGTAGGCTAA ATGCACCAATGTTCCTTTCCCACCCTCACTTCTACAACGCCGACCCATCCCTGGTGAACGCTGTTGAAGGCCTCCACCCCAACGAGGAGCAGCATGCACTCTTCCTCGACATGCACCCG ATGACAGGCATCCCCATGAATTGCTCCATCAAGCTGCAGCTGAACCTCTACATAAAGGAGGTGTCTGGTATACG TCAAACAGGGAAGATTAAACCAGTGGTCCTGCCACTGCTGTGGTTTGCAGAG AGTGGATCCATTGAAGGCTCAGTCCTTCAGCAGTTTTACACCAACCTGGTGCTGCTCCCGTCCTTGTTGGAATACCTGCAGTATATCATCCTTGGGCTGAGTGTCCCACTCATTATCTCAGCAGCTGTACTCATGGCAATGAGTCGG GAAACCACCCCCCAGAAGAGCCCatcccacccccccaggcaAAGCAGACCGTGCCCCGCCTCTGAGACCACACCACTCCTACACGATGCTGCTGCGctgagccaggaggatgctgaagcCTGA